The Salinibaculum sp. SYNS191 genome has a window encoding:
- a CDS encoding chemotaxis protein CheW, translating to MSENERMERAKRIRRMREGQRDEDGDDAVEESNDQEPGAPTNGAGSDADAEEAIAATEPTSADGGTAAAEPTTTEPAPDESDGDDGDDVSAPLDTGGDTRADLPSADEMEAAMEQTMAQAETVDDADGDEPAAEPDDDAPAGPAGIAGETAETTQEPETRVLEFTLDDEQYCLDIEYIEEIVKHTAITRVPNTPDFVEGVVDLRGQITTILNPKVTIDKPDKTAGDLVVVFDAEAFEDQGHIGWVVDDVSQVSPVSDDEVNDPPMSDDYINGVIDREEDDEFVIWTTPDLALDEAE from the coding sequence ATGAGCGAGAACGAACGCATGGAACGAGCCAAGCGCATCCGACGGATGCGCGAGGGCCAACGGGACGAGGACGGCGACGACGCCGTCGAGGAATCGAACGACCAGGAACCCGGCGCACCGACGAACGGTGCCGGGTCGGACGCCGACGCCGAGGAGGCCATCGCCGCGACGGAGCCCACCTCGGCCGACGGCGGCACAGCGGCGGCGGAACCGACCACGACCGAACCCGCCCCCGACGAAAGCGACGGCGACGACGGCGACGACGTGTCGGCGCCGCTGGATACCGGCGGGGACACGCGGGCGGACCTCCCGAGCGCCGACGAGATGGAGGCCGCCATGGAGCAGACGATGGCGCAGGCCGAGACCGTCGACGACGCGGACGGGGACGAACCGGCCGCCGAACCCGACGACGACGCGCCAGCGGGGCCGGCCGGCATCGCCGGCGAGACGGCGGAGACGACCCAGGAGCCGGAGACGCGGGTGCTGGAGTTCACCCTGGACGACGAGCAGTACTGCCTCGACATCGAGTACATCGAGGAAATCGTCAAGCACACCGCCATCACGCGGGTGCCGAACACGCCCGACTTCGTGGAGGGCGTCGTCGACCTCCGCGGCCAGATAACGACGATTCTCAACCCGAAGGTCACCATCGACAAGCCGGACAAGACCGCCGGCGACCTCGTCGTCGTCTTCGACGCCGAGGCCTTCGAGGACCAGGGCCACATCGGGTGGGTCGTCGACGACGTGAGTCAGGTGTCGCCCGTCAGCGACGACGAGGTCAACGACCCGCCGATGAGCGACGATTACATCAACGGCGTCATCGACCGCGAGGAGGACGACGAGTTCGTCATCTGGACGACGCCGGACCTCGCGCTCGACGAGGCCGAGTAG
- the mvaD gene encoding phosphomevalonate decarboxylase MvaD, producing the protein MKATAKAHPIQGLVKYHGMRDEELRLPYHDSISVCTAPSHTKTTAEFDPALDADTYRIDGEEVDGRGAERVRAVVDHVRDLAGIDHRVRFVSENSFPTNIGFGSSSSGFAAAAMALVEAAGLDMTRPEISTVARRGSSSAARAVTGAFSHLYTGLNDHDCRSKRIDVPDDFEDDLRVVAGMVPSYKETEAAHREAAESHMFESRLAHIHGQIAEMRDALRAADFDRAFDLAEHDSLSLAAATMTGPAGWVYWQPTTLEIFNAVRELRSEEDVPVYFSVDTGASVYVNTTAEYVDRVESVVADCGVDTRVWGVGGPARILDADEALF; encoded by the coding sequence ATGAAGGCGACAGCGAAGGCGCACCCGATTCAGGGACTGGTCAAGTACCACGGGATGCGCGACGAGGAGTTGCGGCTCCCCTATCACGACTCCATCAGCGTCTGTACCGCGCCGAGTCACACGAAGACGACCGCCGAGTTCGACCCCGCGCTGGACGCCGACACCTACCGCATCGACGGCGAGGAAGTCGACGGCCGCGGTGCCGAGCGCGTCCGCGCCGTCGTCGACCACGTCCGCGACCTCGCCGGCATCGACCACCGCGTGCGCTTCGTCTCCGAGAACTCCTTCCCGACGAACATCGGCTTCGGGTCGTCGTCGTCTGGCTTCGCCGCCGCGGCGATGGCGCTGGTCGAGGCGGCCGGCCTCGACATGACGCGCCCCGAGATTTCGACGGTCGCCCGCCGCGGGTCGTCGTCGGCTGCCCGCGCGGTCACTGGCGCGTTCTCGCATCTCTACACCGGGCTCAACGACCACGACTGCCGCTCGAAACGCATCGACGTGCCCGACGACTTCGAGGACGACCTCCGCGTCGTCGCCGGGATGGTCCCCTCCTACAAGGAGACCGAGGCGGCCCACCGCGAGGCGGCAGAGAGTCACATGTTCGAGTCGCGTCTGGCACACATCCACGGCCAGATAGCGGAGATGCGCGACGCGCTCCGGGCGGCCGACTTCGACCGCGCGTTCGACCTCGCCGAGCACGACTCGCTGTCGCTGGCGGCGGCGACGATGACCGGCCCCGCAGGGTGGGTCTACTGGCAGCCGACGACACTGGAGATATTCAACGCCGTGCGCGAACTCCGCAGCGAGGAGGACGTGCCGGTGTACTTCTCGGTCGACACCGGCGCGAGCGTCTACGTCAACACCACCGCGGAGTACGTCGACCGCGTGGAGTCCGTCGTCGCCGACTGCGGCGTCGACACCCGCGTCTGGGGAGTCGGCGGCCCGGCCCGGATTCTCGACGCGGACGAGGCGCTGTTCTGA
- a CDS encoding complex I subunit 4 family protein: MVMVELVLATTLAAAFVVFLAPDRYAGKLATALSVVPLVGSLYMWTNFEASGNALLADGDIAFETVFTWLQLGQYELQWHVGLDGVSLPLLVLTTVLTTLALVSSWTPIDERQSQFYGLMLLMEAALIGVFTALDFFLWFVFWEGVLIPMYFLIGVWGGPRRKYAAIKFLVYTNVASLVMFIGLFALIFGLGDSLTTLGLPEIAQAVRGGELGGFAFFDAAALKTFAFLFMFAGFAVKVPVVPFHTWLPDAHVEAPTPVSVILAGVLLKMGTYALLRFNFTMLADVAAANANLIAGFGVLSVIYGAMLALAQRDLKRIVAYSSISSMGYVILGLVAFTPHAFGGATFQMISHGLISGLMFMAVGVIYNATHTRMVGDMSGMADRMPWTVGIFLAAAFGYMGLPLMSGFAAEVLVFIGSFESTVITAAPIYTMFAMFGIVVVAGYLLWAMQRTLFGQYSLETDYDVTAAPFHEVAPLAILLLLVILLGVAPDIAYTMIQDAIDPLLGGVGA, encoded by the coding sequence ATGGTGATGGTCGAACTGGTTCTGGCGACCACACTGGCCGCCGCCTTCGTGGTCTTCCTCGCCCCCGACCGCTACGCCGGTAAGCTGGCGACGGCGCTCAGCGTCGTCCCGCTGGTCGGCAGCCTCTACATGTGGACGAACTTCGAGGCGTCGGGCAACGCACTGCTGGCCGACGGCGACATCGCCTTCGAGACGGTGTTCACCTGGCTCCAGCTCGGCCAGTACGAGCTCCAGTGGCACGTCGGCCTCGACGGCGTCAGCCTCCCGCTGCTCGTGCTGACCACCGTGCTCACCACGCTCGCGCTCGTCTCGTCGTGGACGCCCATCGACGAGCGCCAGTCGCAGTTCTACGGCCTCATGCTGCTGATGGAGGCGGCGCTCATCGGCGTGTTCACGGCGCTCGATTTCTTCCTCTGGTTCGTCTTCTGGGAGGGCGTGCTCATCCCGATGTACTTCCTCATCGGTGTCTGGGGCGGCCCGCGCCGGAAGTACGCGGCCATCAAGTTCCTCGTCTACACGAACGTCGCGTCGCTGGTGATGTTCATCGGCCTGTTCGCGCTCATCTTCGGGCTCGGTGACTCGCTGACGACGCTCGGACTGCCGGAAATCGCGCAGGCCGTCCGGGGCGGCGAACTCGGCGGCTTCGCGTTCTTCGACGCGGCGGCGCTGAAGACCTTCGCCTTCCTGTTCATGTTCGCCGGGTTTGCGGTGAAGGTGCCCGTCGTTCCCTTCCACACCTGGCTGCCGGACGCCCACGTCGAGGCCCCGACGCCCGTGTCGGTCATCCTGGCCGGCGTCCTGCTGAAGATGGGGACCTACGCGCTGCTCCGGTTCAACTTCACGATGCTCGCGGACGTCGCGGCCGCGAACGCGAACCTCATCGCTGGCTTCGGCGTGCTCTCGGTCATCTACGGCGCGATGCTCGCGCTGGCACAGCGCGACCTGAAGCGCATCGTCGCCTACTCCTCCATCTCCTCGATGGGCTACGTCATCCTGGGCCTGGTCGCGTTCACGCCACACGCCTTCGGCGGCGCGACCTTCCAGATGATTTCCCACGGTCTCATCTCGGGGCTGATGTTCATGGCGGTCGGCGTCATCTACAACGCGACCCACACCCGGATGGTCGGCGACATGTCCGGCATGGCCGACCGGATGCCGTGGACGGTCGGCATCTTCCTCGCGGCCGCCTTCGGCTACATGGGCCTGCCGCTGATGAGCGGCTTTGCCGCCGAGGTGCTGGTCTTCATCGGCTCCTTCGAGTCGACGGTCATCACCGCCGCGCCCATCTACACGATGTTCGCCATGTTCGGCATCGTCGTCGTGGCCGGCTACCTGCTGTGGGCCATGCAGCGCACCCTCTTTGGTCAGTACAGCCTGGAGACGGACTACGACGTGACCGCCGCGCCGTTCCACGAGGTCGCGCCGCTGGCCATCCTGCTCCTGCTGGTCATCCTGCTCGGCGTGGCTCCCGACATCGCCTACACCATGATACAGGATGCGATTGACCCGCTGCTGGGAGGTGTCGGCGCATGA
- a CDS encoding FlaD/FlaE family flagellar protein encodes MSINPRDYDLDELRKMARERGGKTNGGGDAEEPDIGLGSLGGSDEDVPASGSFREGLYRELLPLEAGSGETTKPYLSSLPENYAAENMIFEWLEFLLLHAGYQGATEALDYYESIGWVTEEAEAALNDYLLGIDGQAANEGNSLDVDDHMLSLVYVAKLASMH; translated from the coding sequence ATGAGTATCAATCCGCGCGACTACGACCTCGACGAACTCCGGAAGATGGCCCGGGAGCGTGGGGGCAAGACCAACGGGGGCGGCGACGCCGAGGAGCCCGACATCGGGCTGGGCTCGCTCGGGGGCAGCGACGAGGACGTCCCCGCGAGCGGGTCGTTCCGCGAGGGGCTGTACCGGGAACTGCTCCCGCTGGAGGCCGGCTCCGGCGAGACGACCAAGCCGTACCTGTCCAGCCTCCCCGAGAACTACGCGGCCGAGAACATGATATTCGAGTGGTTGGAGTTTCTCCTCCTGCACGCCGGCTACCAGGGCGCGACGGAGGCGCTCGACTACTACGAGTCCATCGGGTGGGTGACCGAGGAGGCCGAAGCGGCCCTGAACGACTACCTGCTGGGCATCGACGGCCAGGCGGCCAACGAGGGCAACAGCCTGGACGTCGACGACCACATGCTGAGTCTGGTCTACGTCGCGAAACTGGCCTCCATGCACTGA
- a CDS encoding TSUP family transporter produces the protein MSSALSLAPAFLGLVVGVVLLAGIVNGVAGFGFALVGTMLLAFVVPPAVAVVFMILPILAANLTLVRELDAESLRTCGRRFRPLLAAALVGTVAGMAILDSLPAAPLKAGLGLLTLGFVVTAQNAIIVPGLDRARAGCFVESTPAMVGVGGVSGLLFGGTNVGVQLIAYVRSCDLSHGLFVGVVALVFLGLNAVRVGAAGLFGLYPDLVTVGLSAAAAVPAVAGVALGQRLRGAVDARTRRVGVLALLTLIGVRLVLGGLGIA, from the coding sequence GTGTCGTCTGCGCTCTCGCTCGCGCCGGCCTTTCTGGGGCTCGTTGTCGGCGTCGTCCTGCTCGCCGGCATCGTCAACGGTGTCGCCGGCTTTGGCTTCGCGCTCGTCGGGACCATGCTGCTCGCGTTCGTGGTCCCGCCCGCGGTGGCGGTCGTGTTCATGATTCTCCCCATCCTCGCCGCGAACCTCACTCTCGTCCGGGAACTCGACGCCGAGAGCCTCCGGACCTGTGGCCGGCGTTTCCGTCCGCTGCTCGCCGCGGCGCTCGTCGGGACGGTCGCCGGCATGGCGATTCTCGACAGCCTCCCGGCGGCCCCGCTGAAGGCCGGACTGGGCCTGCTGACGCTTGGGTTCGTCGTGACCGCGCAGAACGCCATCATCGTGCCGGGCCTCGACCGCGCGCGAGCGGGCTGTTTCGTCGAGTCGACGCCGGCGATGGTCGGCGTCGGCGGCGTCTCGGGCCTCCTCTTCGGCGGGACCAACGTCGGCGTCCAGCTCATCGCCTACGTCCGGTCCTGTGACCTCTCGCACGGCCTGTTCGTCGGCGTCGTCGCGCTGGTCTTCCTCGGTCTCAACGCCGTCCGGGTGGGCGCGGCGGGCCTGTTCGGGCTGTATCCAGACCTGGTGACCGTCGGCCTGTCGGCCGCTGCGGCGGTCCCGGCCGTCGCCGGCGTCGCGCTCGGGCAGCGTCTCCGCGGGGCCGTCGACGCGCGGACGCGCCGGGTCGGCGTCCTCGCGTTGCTGACGCTCATCGGTGTCAGGCTGGTGCTCGGCGGGCTCGGCATCGCGTAG
- a CDS encoding ParA family protein, with protein MERDDSGASRICVTNAKGGTGKTTIAINVAGALNERGRDVLFVDLDPQGNATEGLGLVEEYDSGPPTLFDALTDHSRREVVNDLVVEHPEMDVLPSSIDLLQAEHELTIADLVARSKSDPSLSGAAEALGELAIHVDPAAVTGTHALDALEQTLAAVEREYDYVIVDSPPFYGKLTDTGIFAARNVIVPALTEATSERAIELLIDQIAALEGQVGISVNTVGVVANRVENTGEDRTMLQWLNEVFDGFPVWEVRKRVALQRAFSAGTSLFEYEDSVDMEDVFLEMADELDRQFGYTEVTA; from the coding sequence ATGGAACGCGACGACAGCGGTGCAAGCCGCATCTGTGTGACGAATGCGAAGGGAGGGACTGGCAAGACGACCATCGCTATCAACGTCGCCGGCGCGCTCAACGAGCGCGGCCGTGACGTGCTCTTCGTCGACCTCGACCCGCAGGGCAACGCGACCGAAGGGCTGGGACTGGTCGAGGAGTACGACAGCGGCCCGCCCACGCTGTTCGACGCGCTGACCGACCACAGCCGCCGGGAGGTCGTGAACGACCTCGTCGTCGAACACCCGGAGATGGACGTGCTCCCGTCGAGCATCGACCTGCTGCAGGCGGAGCACGAGCTGACTATCGCTGACCTCGTCGCGCGCAGCAAATCCGACCCCTCGCTTTCCGGAGCGGCGGAGGCTCTCGGCGAACTGGCGATACACGTCGACCCGGCGGCCGTGACCGGCACGCACGCGCTGGACGCACTGGAGCAGACGCTCGCGGCCGTCGAGCGGGAGTACGACTACGTCATCGTCGACTCCCCGCCTTTCTACGGGAAACTGACCGATACCGGCATCTTCGCGGCGCGCAACGTCATCGTCCCGGCGCTGACCGAGGCGACCTCCGAGCGGGCCATCGAGTTGCTCATCGACCAGATAGCCGCGCTGGAGGGGCAGGTGGGCATCTCCGTCAACACGGTCGGCGTCGTCGCGAACCGCGTCGAGAACACCGGCGAGGACCGGACGATGCTCCAGTGGCTCAACGAGGTCTTCGACGGCTTCCCCGTCTGGGAAGTTCGCAAGCGCGTGGCGCTGCAACGGGCGTTCTCGGCCGGGACGTCCCTCTTCGAGTACGAGGACAGCGTCGACATGGAGGACGTCTTCCTGGAGATGGCGGACGAACTCGACAGGCAGTTCGGCTACACTGAGGTGACAGCATGA
- a CDS encoding NAD(P)/FAD-dependent oxidoreductase has translation MHVAVLGAGYAGVSLTRTLERTLPADAEITLVDERETHLVQHLVHRAISHPSLEDELTVPIADLLDGASHRQARVTDLDPDAGEVELNDGSLSYDYGAVCLGTQTAFYDLPGLEEHGVPLKRLTHAARIRDRFLDVCEEGGRVVVGGAGLSGIQVAGELADLARDEGCAVGSDVDDDERPTVEVRLVEQLDSVAPNFPEQFQRAVADELAKHDVHVETGRAVASTDGETLTFADGGEVAYDQLVWTGGIAGQDAMHGDRPQVRADLRVGERTFAVGDAARVVDANGQPAPASAQTAVRQADVAATNIAKLVAHTDDGAFTPRMDRYRYSELGWLVSVGHGAVAQVGSSVVRGSAAKALKTTVGAGYLGSIGAIEKASDYVWESLE, from the coding sequence ATGCACGTCGCCGTTCTCGGCGCTGGCTACGCCGGTGTCAGTCTGACCCGCACGCTCGAGCGCACGCTCCCGGCCGACGCGGAGATTACGCTGGTCGACGAGCGTGAGACCCACCTCGTCCAGCACCTCGTCCACCGCGCCATCTCTCATCCCTCGCTGGAGGACGAACTGACCGTCCCCATCGCGGACCTGCTCGACGGAGCCAGCCACCGTCAGGCCCGGGTCACGGACCTCGACCCGGACGCGGGCGAGGTCGAACTGAACGACGGCAGCCTGTCCTACGACTACGGCGCGGTCTGTCTCGGGACCCAGACCGCCTTCTACGACCTCCCCGGACTCGAAGAGCACGGGGTCCCGCTCAAGCGCCTCACCCACGCGGCGCGCATCCGCGACCGCTTTCTCGACGTCTGCGAGGAGGGCGGCCGCGTCGTCGTCGGCGGTGCCGGCCTCTCGGGCATCCAGGTCGCCGGCGAACTCGCCGACCTCGCACGTGACGAGGGCTGTGCCGTCGGCTCCGACGTGGACGACGACGAGCGCCCGACCGTCGAAGTCCGTCTCGTCGAGCAACTCGACAGCGTCGCGCCCAACTTCCCCGAGCAGTTCCAGCGGGCGGTCGCCGACGAGCTTGCGAAACACGACGTCCACGTCGAGACCGGCCGCGCGGTGGCGTCGACCGACGGCGAGACGCTGACGTTCGCCGACGGCGGCGAAGTCGCCTACGACCAGCTCGTCTGGACCGGCGGTATCGCCGGCCAGGACGCCATGCACGGTGACCGGCCGCAGGTCAGGGCGGACCTCCGCGTCGGCGAGCGGACCTTCGCCGTCGGTGACGCCGCTCGCGTCGTCGACGCGAACGGGCAACCGGCCCCGGCCAGCGCACAGACGGCGGTCCGGCAGGCCGACGTCGCGGCGACGAACATCGCGAAACTGGTCGCGCACACTGACGACGGTGCGTTCACGCCGCGGATGGACCGCTACCGCTACTCGGAACTGGGGTGGCTGGTCAGCGTCGGCCACGGTGCCGTGGCACAGGTGGGGTCGAGCGTCGTCCGCGGCAGCGCGGCGAAGGCGCTGAAGACGACCGTCGGTGCCGGGTACCTCGGCTCCATCGGTGCGATAGAGAAAGCGAGCGACTACGTCTGGGAGAGCCTGGAGTGA
- a CDS encoding NADH-quinone oxidoreductase subunit N codes for MTSHTALPTWAALAPMGMFVVTALVLFLYDAIDPDSENSALLAGISVAGSLVSLVLTGWYLVAGTGQPRRNGAITLFGDSLVVDGMSLFFTALTASVVTLVVLASYDYVKDEAHQAEYYSLMMLAASGMALMSTANSLATAFIALELASLPSYALVAFLKHNKGSVEAGLKYFLIGAVSSAIFAYGISLVYAAGGALQFDAVAEALQSPEAAGVLGLGVMMVIGGFAFKTASVPFHFWAPEAYEGAPSPISGFLSSASKAAGFVLAFRVFTVALGGTAVLEAVDWVVAFQVLAVVTMTVGNFAAVKQEKVKRMLAYSSIGHAGYVLIALAALTGDADSAFVLGSGMAHLFVYGFMNTGAFLFIALTEYWGVGREFEDFNGLATQAPFACAAMSVFLFSLAGLPLGGGFFSKFYLLMASINGGVALLAVALVVNSALSLYYYSRVVKAMWIEDPNGDLDIESYPVGLYAAIALAAVVTVLLVPGFGPVAETAQMAAEMLV; via the coding sequence ATGACGTCGCACACCGCACTGCCCACCTGGGCCGCGCTCGCCCCGATGGGGATGTTCGTCGTCACGGCGCTCGTACTGTTCCTGTACGACGCCATCGACCCGGACAGCGAGAACAGCGCACTGCTCGCCGGCATCTCGGTCGCCGGCTCGCTCGTCTCGCTCGTTCTGACTGGCTGGTATCTCGTCGCCGGCACGGGACAGCCCCGTCGCAACGGCGCAATCACGCTGTTCGGTGACAGCCTCGTCGTGGACGGCATGAGCCTGTTCTTCACGGCGCTGACCGCCAGCGTCGTCACGCTGGTCGTGCTCGCGTCCTACGACTACGTGAAGGACGAGGCGCACCAGGCCGAGTACTACTCGCTGATGATGCTCGCCGCGTCGGGCATGGCCCTCATGTCGACGGCCAACAGCCTCGCGACGGCCTTCATCGCCCTCGAACTCGCCTCGCTGCCCTCCTACGCGCTCGTCGCGTTCCTCAAGCACAACAAGGGCAGCGTCGAGGCCGGCCTGAAGTACTTCCTCATCGGCGCGGTCTCCTCGGCCATCTTCGCCTACGGCATCTCGCTGGTGTACGCCGCCGGCGGCGCGCTCCAGTTCGACGCCGTCGCCGAGGCACTGCAGAGTCCCGAGGCCGCCGGCGTGCTCGGCCTCGGCGTCATGATGGTCATCGGCGGCTTCGCGTTCAAGACCGCCAGCGTGCCCTTCCACTTCTGGGCACCGGAGGCGTACGAGGGCGCGCCCTCGCCCATCTCCGGGTTCCTGTCGTCGGCCTCGAAGGCCGCCGGCTTCGTGCTCGCGTTCCGCGTGTTCACGGTCGCCCTCGGCGGCACTGCGGTGCTGGAGGCTGTCGACTGGGTCGTCGCCTTCCAGGTGCTCGCCGTGGTCACGATGACCGTCGGCAACTTCGCCGCGGTCAAGCAGGAGAAGGTCAAGCGGATGCTGGCGTACTCCTCGATCGGCCACGCCGGCTACGTGCTCATCGCGCTCGCCGCGCTGACCGGCGACGCCGACTCGGCGTTCGTCCTCGGGTCGGGCATGGCCCACCTGTTCGTCTACGGGTTCATGAACACCGGTGCGTTCCTGTTCATCGCGCTGACGGAGTACTGGGGCGTCGGTCGCGAGTTCGAGGACTTCAACGGCCTGGCGACGCAGGCGCCCTTCGCCTGCGCTGCGATGTCCGTCTTCCTGTTCTCGCTGGCCGGCCTCCCGCTGGGCGGCGGGTTCTTCTCGAAGTTCTACCTGCTGATGGCCTCCATCAACGGCGGCGTCGCGCTGCTTGCGGTCGCGCTGGTCGTCAACAGCGCGCTCAGCCTCTACTACTACTCCCGCGTCGTCAAGGCGATGTGGATCGAGGACCCCAACGGTGACCTCGACATCGAGAGCTACCCGGTCGGCCTCTACGCCGCCATCGCGCTGGCTGCCGTCGTGACCGTCCTCCTCGTGCCCGGCTTCGGTCCGGTCGCGGAGACGGCACAGATGGCGGCCGAGATGCTCGTCTAG
- a CDS encoding universal stress protein: MSEDWPVLVPVKVLEGQTVSEGVVDLLSTLPVVVLGYHVLPEQTAPGQARLQFEEQAQAKLDDLAAAFRDAGGAAESRLVFTHDAEQTLDRIADETGCRAILIPNPTPPVQRLLVPVRGEVNVPRLAAFVAAMRGRRDIDLTLFHVAETEDASDDGETLVDDASAALRERGVPPTAISRDIVVSETPVRAIATAAAEDHDAVVMGESEPSIRTFLFGDPSEQVATQSVGPVIVVRRPRDESEESETGENAVE, from the coding sequence ATGAGCGAGGACTGGCCGGTGCTGGTGCCGGTGAAGGTGCTCGAAGGCCAGACCGTCTCCGAGGGAGTCGTCGACCTGCTCTCGACGCTGCCGGTCGTGGTCCTCGGCTATCACGTCCTGCCCGAGCAGACCGCGCCCGGACAGGCGCGCCTGCAGTTCGAGGAGCAGGCGCAGGCGAAACTGGACGACCTGGCGGCGGCCTTCCGCGACGCCGGGGGTGCCGCCGAGTCGCGGCTGGTCTTCACCCACGACGCCGAGCAGACGCTCGACCGAATCGCCGACGAGACCGGCTGTCGGGCCATCCTCATCCCCAACCCGACGCCGCCGGTGCAGCGACTGCTCGTCCCGGTCCGCGGCGAGGTGAACGTCCCGCGTCTGGCGGCGTTCGTGGCGGCGATGCGCGGCAGGCGCGACATCGACCTGACGCTGTTCCACGTCGCAGAGACCGAGGACGCCAGCGACGACGGTGAGACACTGGTCGACGACGCGAGCGCGGCGCTGCGCGAACGGGGCGTCCCGCCGACTGCAATCAGCCGGGACATCGTCGTCTCGGAGACGCCGGTCCGGGCCATCGCGACGGCCGCCGCCGAGGACCACGACGCCGTGGTGATGGGCGAGAGCGAGCCGTCGATTCGGACCTTCCTCTTCGGCGACCCGTCGGAACAGGTCGCAACCCAGTCGGTCGGGCCGGTCATCGTCGTTCGTCGGCCGAGAGACGAGAGCGAGGAAAGTGAGACAGGAGAGAACGCAGTCGAGTAG
- a CDS encoding APC family permease, which translates to MASETGEVAPAANREGETPVLERTETGDEATVVEEGTELERTIGLRGGLAIGIGTMIGAGIFVFPGIAAGDAGPAAAASFAIGAVIALLVALPTAELATAMPRSGGGYYYISRGMGALFGAVVGLSLWFGLVFASAFYLVGFGFYAQAVLDRLGVSLGGFDVVIPLALLCGAFLTVLNVTGTENAASLQNAVVGILLAIIVSFLSYGGLSAVGVVGAAEPIGEPFLSQGALSVLTTAALVFTSYLGFAQVATVAGEIKRPSRNLPLAMVGSVVVVGVLYVATIFVAVSAFGSQRLSTLGETAMVAVAESFLGPLGAIAILVGGLLATVSSANASVLSTSRAIYAVSKDALLPRWASRISLRYGTPHVALGLAGGPILLLVALGEVEVLAEVASFLHLIMYGLMCVALVALRRNEPAWYDPDFRVPAYPLVPVLGALASFALLGFMQRLSQVVGLAIMLLSAVWYYYYAADVTLRGVV; encoded by the coding sequence ATGGCGTCGGAGACAGGGGAAGTTGCGCCGGCGGCCAACCGGGAGGGGGAGACGCCGGTCCTCGAACGGACTGAGACGGGCGACGAGGCGACGGTCGTCGAGGAGGGGACGGAACTGGAGCGGACCATCGGCCTGCGCGGCGGCCTCGCAATCGGCATCGGGACGATGATAGGGGCCGGCATCTTCGTCTTCCCCGGTATCGCCGCCGGTGACGCGGGACCGGCGGCCGCCGCCTCCTTCGCCATCGGGGCGGTCATCGCGCTGCTGGTCGCGCTGCCGACTGCCGAACTGGCGACGGCGATGCCCCGCAGCGGCGGCGGGTACTACTACATCTCCCGCGGGATGGGGGCGCTCTTTGGCGCGGTCGTCGGCCTCTCGCTGTGGTTCGGGCTGGTCTTCGCCTCCGCCTTCTATCTCGTCGGCTTCGGCTTCTACGCGCAGGCGGTGCTGGACCGCCTGGGCGTCTCGCTGGGCGGGTTCGACGTGGTCATCCCGCTCGCGCTGCTGTGTGGCGCCTTCCTGACCGTCCTCAACGTCACCGGGACGGAGAACGCTGCCAGCCTCCAGAACGCCGTCGTCGGCATCCTGCTCGCCATCATCGTCTCCTTTCTGTCCTACGGCGGCCTCTCCGCCGTGGGCGTCGTCGGTGCCGCCGAGCCGATCGGCGAACCGTTCCTCTCGCAGGGGGCGCTGTCGGTGCTGACCACCGCGGCGCTCGTGTTCACCTCCTACCTGGGCTTCGCGCAGGTGGCGACCGTCGCCGGCGAGATAAAGCGGCCCAGTCGGAACCTGCCGCTGGCGATGGTCGGGTCGGTCGTGGTCGTCGGCGTGCTCTACGTCGCGACCATCTTCGTCGCGGTCAGCGCCTTCGGCAGTCAACGCCTCTCGACGCTGGGCGAGACGGCGATGGTCGCCGTCGCCGAGAGCTTCCTCGGCCCGCTGGGCGCGATTGCGATTCTCGTCGGCGGCCTGCTGGCGACGGTCTCCAGCGCGAACGCGTCGGTGCTGAGCACGTCGCGTGCAATCTACGCCGTCAGCAAGGACGCACTCCTGCCGCGGTGGGCCAGCCGCATCAGCCTCCGCTACGGCACGCCCCACGTCGCGCTGGGACTTGCCGGCGGCCCCATCCTCCTGCTGGTCGCACTCGGGGAAGTCGAGGTGCTGGCCGAGGTAGCCTCCTTCCTCCACCTCATCATGTACGGCCTGATGTGCGTCGCGCTGGTGGCGCTCCGGCGGAACGAACCGGCCTGGTACGACCCGGACTTCCGGGTGCCGGCGTACCCGCTCGTGCCGGTTCTGGGCGCGCTCGCCAGTTTCGCACTGCTGGGATTCATGCAGCGGCTCTCGCAGGTCGTCGGCCTCGCCATCATGCTGCTGTCGGCAGTGTGGTACTACTACTACGCGGCGGACGTGACACTCCGGGGGGTAGTCTGA